In one Dreissena polymorpha isolate Duluth1 chromosome 7, UMN_Dpol_1.0, whole genome shotgun sequence genomic region, the following are encoded:
- the LOC127839089 gene encoding tRNA methyltransferase 10 homolog B-like isoform X4 translates to MESAVTERDESGCEKTSELAIQIYDSSNNQHSEMGNSEKETIYMATTQKEKRPPRSERKRRRHEELLLRKRENRKKKKMEMKERKREHAETQSDDANSKAGMRSREEVRQRCEEGMKTGQIICIDCSLEHLMSSKEKGKLAMQVGRLYGSNRRADKPAHIYLTGLKKGGQLYQEMVNKNSGFENYLIDVAEKTHVELFPMDRIVYLSPDSCIPLDDIDQEKVYVIGGLVDEGIKKNATQDRALEAHIPTARLPIQEHMTRQDGMPTSLVLAVNQVFDILLNFTQTRDWSRALAVGVPRRKGFIAHSNAFSNDQREDHNNTHGNEHINAHSNEKSNKHCKAHGNKESYTHSNEVT, encoded by the exons ATGGAATCAGCTGTAACAGAAAGAGATGAGAGTGGATGTGAGAAGACCTCTGAGCTTGCAATACAAATCTACGATTCCAGCAACAATCAGCACAGTGAAATGGGAAACTCTGAAAAGGAAACAATATATATGGCTACAACACAGAAGGAAAAACGGCCGCCA AGATCAGAAAGGAAGAGACGACGTCATGAAGAACTTTTGCTTAGAAAGCGTGAAAACAGGAAGAAAAAGAAAATGGAAATGAAGGAAAGAAAAAGAGAACATGCAGAAACACAATCTGATG ATGCAAATTCAAAGGCTGGAATGAGATCTCGGGAAGAAGTTCGACAGCGCTGTGAAGAAGGCATGAAGACCGGCCAGATCATCTGTATTGACTGTAGTCTAGAACACCTGATGAGTAGCAAG GAGAAAGGCAAGCTGGCCATGCAAGTGGGTCGCCTGTACGGGTCCAACAGAAGGGCAGATAAACCTGCCCATATCTACCTGACTGGCTTGAAGAAAGGGGGACAACTCTATCAGGAAATGGTGAACAAGAATTCAGGATTTGAAAACTATCTG ATTGATGTAGCTGAGAAGACACATGTTGAGTTGTTTCCCATGGACAGAATTGTCTACCTTAGTCCAGACTCATGCATCCCTCTTGATGATATAGATCAGGAAAAAGTCTATGTCATAGGAGGGCTGGTAGACGAAGGGATCAAAAAG AATGCCACACAAGATCGAGCCCTAGAGGCCCACATCCCTACAGCCCGACTCCCCATCCAAGAGCACATGACCAGACAAGATGGCATGCCTACCTCACTAGTACTCGCTGTTAATCAAG TGTTCGATATTCTGCTCAACTTCACTCAAACACGTGACTGGAGTCGGGCGCTTGCAGTAGGCGTCCCGCGTCGGAAAGGCTTCATCGCCCATAGCAACGCATTTAGCAATGATCAAAGAGAAGATCATAACAACACTCATGGCAACGAACATATCAACGCCCATAGTAACGAAAAAAGCAACAAACATTGCAAGGCACATGGAAACAAAGAAAGCTACACTCATAGCAACGAGGTCACGTGA
- the LOC127839089 gene encoding tRNA methyltransferase 10 homolog B-like isoform X5: MEMKERKREHAETQSDDANSKAGMRSREEVRQRCEEGMKTGQIICIDCSLEHLMSSKEKGKLAMQVGRLYGSNRRADKPAHIYLTGLKKGGQLYQEMVNKNSGFENYLIDVAEKTHVELFPMDRIVYLSPDSCIPLDDIDQEKVYVIGGLVDEGIKKNATQDRALEAHIPTARLPIQEHMTRQDGMPTSLVLAVNQVFDILLNFTQTRDWSRALAVGVPRRKGFIAHSNAFSNDQREDHNNTHGNEHINAHSNEKSNKHCKAHGNKESYTHSNEVT; encoded by the exons ATGGAAATGAAGGAAAGAAAAAGAGAACATGCAGAAACACAATCTGATG ATGCAAATTCAAAGGCTGGAATGAGATCTCGGGAAGAAGTTCGACAGCGCTGTGAAGAAGGCATGAAGACCGGCCAGATCATCTGTATTGACTGTAGTCTAGAACACCTGATGAGTAGCAAG GAGAAAGGCAAGCTGGCCATGCAAGTGGGTCGCCTGTACGGGTCCAACAGAAGGGCAGATAAACCTGCCCATATCTACCTGACTGGCTTGAAGAAAGGGGGACAACTCTATCAGGAAATGGTGAACAAGAATTCAGGATTTGAAAACTATCTG ATTGATGTAGCTGAGAAGACACATGTTGAGTTGTTTCCCATGGACAGAATTGTCTACCTTAGTCCAGACTCATGCATCCCTCTTGATGATATAGATCAGGAAAAAGTCTATGTCATAGGAGGGCTGGTAGACGAAGGGATCAAAAAG AATGCCACACAAGATCGAGCCCTAGAGGCCCACATCCCTACAGCCCGACTCCCCATCCAAGAGCACATGACCAGACAAGATGGCATGCCTACCTCACTAGTACTCGCTGTTAATCAAG TGTTCGATATTCTGCTCAACTTCACTCAAACACGTGACTGGAGTCGGGCGCTTGCAGTAGGCGTCCCGCGTCGGAAAGGCTTCATCGCCCATAGCAACGCATTTAGCAATGATCAAAGAGAAGATCATAACAACACTCATGGCAACGAACATATCAACGCCCATAGTAACGAAAAAAGCAACAAACATTGCAAGGCACATGGAAACAAAGAAAGCTACACTCATAGCAACGAGGTCACGTGA